The Candidatus Eisenbacteria bacterium DNA segment CGTCCGCAAGCGACGGCGTCACGGGCAGCAGCGCCACGCGCGCCGCGAGGGCGACGGCGAGGACCACGGAGGGCGCGATCGGCGGCGCATCGCGCGTGCTGCGCCACACCGCCACCGCGTAGAACGCGAACCCTGCGGCGAACAGCGCCTGGAAGGTGCCCAGCTCGGCGCGCCACGAGGGCATCCGCGCCAGCAGCACGGCCGCCAGCGTGACGCCGGTTCCGAGCGCCAGCAGCTCGAGCGCCGGTCCACGGGGCTGCCGCGGGCGGGCCGCCCCGCCTTCGATCAGCTCGAGCCGAGGGCGCTCGTGCACCTAACGGTTGCGCGGGACCGTCACGCGCTTGGCCTGGGTCGCGCCATTGCCGGCCTGATCCACCACGCGGACCGCCACCGTGTGCTCGCCGGGGTCGAGGTCCGGCAGTCGCGCACGGAAGGCCAGCGACCGCTCGTCCGCGAGCCCGCCCTGAGGCGTGACCTCACGCCAGTCGTCCTCGTCGACCGCGACGTCGACGCGCACCAGGATGCTGTGCTCGTCCTCCGCGCGCCCGCTCATCGTCACCGCCCGGGATTCGCCGCGCACATCGAACGCGGTCACCTGAGGGGGGGTGTTGTCGATGGTGAACGGCTCGCTCAGCGCTTCCGTCTGGAGCGCTTCGCCCACGGCGTTGGCCGGCGCGTCGCTGGCGCGAATGCGGATGCGATAGCGGCCATCGGGGATGTTGCGCGTGTCCCAAGTGAACGAGGTCGCTTGCACGTCCTCGCCGATCGATGACCAGGTCTCGCCGTTCTCCGAACGCAGATCGACCTGGTAGATCAGCGCGTCGCCATTGGGATCGCTGCCCCGCCATTGCAGCGTGCGCAACCCTCGCGCCCACTCGGGCAGCAGCTTGACCGGCCGTCCGGTCGGCGGCGCGGGCATCGAGTACTCGACGCGCTGTCCGCTGGGAAGGGTCTGCGTCACGGGCTCGGACCGCGGCTGGAGGTCGCCCTCGCGGAAGCCGGTGCCCTGCGGCGCGACCGTGACCTCCTCGACGCGCGGCGGGACGTTCTGCTCGCGCCACGCCACTTCGACGGCATCGACTCGTGGATTGCCTCCGGCCATCGTGATCTTCCATTGCAGGTAGCGCGCCGCAGGCGAGCGCGAGCCCTGATCGCCGACCGTGCGCCAGGGGCTCCACGTCGTGTCCGGAGGGTCGGTGTTGCCGCTGCGCGTCTCGATCTCGATCTTGCCGCCGCGCGACTCGCCTCGCCAGCGCACGCGGCCGAAGCGGGCGAAGCGCCGCGCGTCCTGAGCGGCCGCAACGAGCTCGCCGCGATCGGCCTTCTCCGGGCCGAGCCGCCACAGCGCGCCGGGATTCGAGGTCGCCGCGTACAACCGTCCGCGGCGGTCGCGGGTCAGCGCGGTGATCTGTCCTTGGGGCGCGCTCAGCCATTGCGAGCCGAATGCGGTGCCATCGAGGCGGAAGACCGTCGCCCGGTTGCCGGTGGCGGCGAACACGCCCTCAGGAGCACCGAGCAACGCGAACACGAAGGGGTGCGGCGAAGTCCACATCGAGGTCGCGGAGCTGTCGGGGACGATGCGATAGACGGTGGCACGGCCGCCGGTCACGGCGCTCCGCACCGGCTGCGGACGCTGCGCCGCCGCCGCAGGCGCGTCGTCTTCGTCGCCGGCGCCTTCGCTGGTGGTGGCGGTGGCCGACGCGGTGAGGCCGGCCGCGTAAAGGGCGCCGTCGGCGCCGAGCGCGAGCGCGCGCACTTCGTCCTCGGCGGCGTCATAGGTGGTGCTCCTGTCGCCGTTCGCGGAGACGTGCACCACGCGTCCCTTGGAGTCGCCGCCCGCGTAGCAGCCGCCGCGGCCATCGGAGACGATCGAGACCAGGTTGCTCTCGTCGCTGTCGAGCACCGTGGTGGCTTTTCCCGCGGAGATCTTCATCAATCGGCCGCGTGTCCCGGTCGCCGCCCACCAGGCTCCGCTTCCGGCCGCTGCCAGGCCCCAGACGTAACGCTCACCCGTCCGCGCGAGCAGCGTGGTGTCGCCCTTGGCGGAGATGCGGTAGACCCGCCCCTCGGGTCCGGTCCCTGCCACGAGACCGTCGCCGTCGGCGACGAGCGAGAGGACCTGCCCGGCCGAGAGCTTGATCCATGGGCGGACGCCGCGCTCGGTCCAGCGGTCGATGCGGCCGCCATCCCCCGCCATCGCCACCGAGCCGTCGCTCATCGCCGCGATCGCCCAGATCACCGAGAGGCTCTCGGCGGGGCTCGACGCCGTCCGCGGTCCCAGGCTCAGCACGCCGTCGGGGCCGACCACCACACCGTTCGCTTCCGCCTTCGCGTAATCCGCGGGAGCATCGGTGATCCACATCTGCGTCTCGACCGCGTGGGCCCTTGCCGCCAGAAGAAGGAGGCCGGCCCCGATCGTCACCTTCCACTGCGTTCGCCTCATCGGTCTCCCCGGGCTAGGGCGCTTGGGGGTCCACGGTGAATTCGAGCTGCACTTCACCGCTCACGTGGCCGTCGAGCTTCTTCTGCTGTTCGTCGAGCACGGCCTGGCTCCCGCGCCGCACCGCATCCTCGGCCGAGAGCCCGCTCGAGAGCAGCGCCAGCGCGGAGGTCGGCAGCTCGGGATAGTCCCGGCCGCGGCGCGTGACCTCCGGGGCTCTCGCCAGCAGCTGGACGTAGAGCTGGTCCGCGGGGCGCAGCTTCTGGATCCGCCGCCACGCTTCGTCGAGCGAAGCAGGACGGAATCGGCCCGGCAGCCTGGCGGACTCGAGGCGGTCGAGCTCATTGCCGCCTCCCGCCCACAACACATAGCGCCCCTCGGGCACTTCCTCGGGCACCTTCATCTCCAGGTCGATGGTGCGCCGCTCGCCTCGCCAGCGCTCCACCTCGCAGCGAAGCTTGAGCACGGCGCCCGGCCGGACCGCCGCGTCCATCAGCTGGACGCCACGCAGGGTCCACGCATCCTGCCCCGGCTCCACGGCGAGCCGAACGGACACGCTGTCGAGCGCCAGCGTGGAGAACGGATTGTTGTAGAGGAATGCGAGCGGCTGGGCGATCCCGGCGACCAGCTCATTGGTGGCCGATGCCCCGGTGGCGATGTCGTTGACGAAGAGCGGCGCCGCGCCGCGACGATGGAGTGTCAGCGACCAGCGCACCGTCTGGTTGCCTCCCGTGCCCCCGCTCTCCAGCAGGCTGTTGAGACTGGCCAGCGCGACGATCTGCGGCGCCAGCGCGCGGTCTTCGATGCTCTGGAAGCGGTAGTTGCGAGCCGGCAGGGCAGCGCCCTCGAGTCGAACGGCGAGCGGCATGAGGCGAGGCGCAGGTCCCATCCGTCCCGCCACCGCCGCGCGGCGATCCTGTGTGGCCGTGCCGAGCGGCGCGCCGGAGCTGCCGAGCTTGAACGAGATCAGCTGACTCGACACGATGGTCGTGATCTCCGCACTCGAGAGCGGCAGCTTGACCGCGCCGGACTGGAACAGCGGATGTCCGAAGATCAGCACCTGATCGCCGTCTCGCCACGTCACGGTTCCGATGGCGGCGAGCTGCATGTCGCCGCGCAGGAGATCGATCGCGACCGCCGAGCCCGGTTCGAGCGCAGGCCGCGCCGTGTTTGCCACGCCGGTCTTCCCACCCGGCACCGCCGCCAGCCCGAGCGGCGCGAGAAGCTTCTGGGCGAAGGGAAGGGCCGCGGGATCGAGGCCCACGCACGACACGGGAATCGACAACGCCACCGGCGCGCCGAGCGCCGCCTCCCCGGTGTTCGCCGGCGAGGTCGCTCCGGCCGGCGCGATCGGGGCAGCGCCCGCCCAGCTCAGTCCCCGGTACGTGGCCACCGACGTGGAGGCCGGCTCCAGACCGCTCGGTCCAGCGGTACCGGCATCGCCGCCTTCGGGCCGCGGCAGGCGGAGCACCTGGAGCATCTCGCCGATGGGCGTGACGCCGAACAAGGGCTCGCGACTGAAATTCCAGCCACTCGACAGAGCGCCGACCAGCTTGCCGTCCACATAGACCGGAGAGCCGCTCATGCCCTGCGCGATCCCCGTCTTCACCACGCGCTCGCTGGTCGCCTTGGCCAGGATCAGATCACCCTGGACGTCACCGGTCTTGAGCACGCCGACGATCTCCGCCTCGAACTCCTCCACCTTCTGGCCGGAGAACACCGTGCGCACGACCGCCTTCTGGCCCGCCTGGAGCTGGTCGGGCGACATCGTGGGAACGGGCGCGGAAACCGCCGGACCGGCGGCGAAGAGAAGGCTCGCGATCGACGCGATCCATACGCGGAGGCTCATCGGCCAGTCACTATAACAGAGCGGCATCGATCGAGGCCGCCGGCGCACGTGCTCGGCTTGAACCACTGTCGGGTTGCTCTTAGAGTGCCGCGCCATGCCATCCACCCTGCTCGCCCGGCTCGCCAAGGGTCCCCTGCTCGCCGATGGAGCCATGGGGACGCTTCTCAACCAGCGCGGGATCGGCTTCGAGACCTGTTTCGATGAGCTCAACCTCTCCCGCGCGGCGCTCATCGAGGGCGTGCATCGGGACTACCTGGTCGCCGGCGCGGAGCTGATCGAGACCAACACGTTCGGCGCGAATGCCCTGCGGCTCGCGGCGCACGGTCTGGAAGACCGGGTGCGGCTCATCGCGCGTCAGGGCGTCAAGATCGCGCGCGCGGCGCGCGAGATCGTGGGCGTCGAGGCCTTCGTGGCCGGCAGCGTCGGACCCCTGGGCAAAGTGCTGGAGCCATTCGGCCCGCTCACCGTCGAGGAGGCGGAGGCCGCATTCCAGGCGGTGGCCGAGGGGCTGCTCGAAGGCGGCTGTGAGTGTTTCATCCTCGAGACCTTCCAGGACCTCAACGAAGTGATGGCGGCGCTGCGTGCGGTGCGGCGCGTGACCCTCGATCTGCCGGTGATCGCGCAGATGACCTTCGGCACCGACGGCAAGACGATGTACGGACACACGCCCGCGCTGGCGGTCCGCACGCTGCGAGACGCCGGCGCGGACGTGGTCGGCATCAACTGTGGCGTGGGTCCTCAGCCCACGCTCGAAGTGCTGGAACAGATGATCGCCGCCGCCGACGGCATGCCGGTCTCGGCGATGCCGAACGCGGGTCTCCCTCAGTACGTCGGCGGGCGATTCGTCTACATGACGAGCCCTGAGTACTTCGCGGAGTTCGCGGCGCGCGCGGTGGACCTCGGCGTGCGCCTCGTGGGCGGCTGCTGCGGAACCACACCGGCTCACATCCAGGCCATGCGCGAGCGGCTCGCATCCCGGCTTCCCGCCGAGAAGCTGGCGCCCGGAGCGGAGGTGCGCGTGCTCGAGCAGGCGCCCGCCACGATGGCGCCGACCGCCCCGCAGAAGACGCCCTCGCTCCTCACCAAGCTCCAGGAAAAGTTCGTGGTGAGCGTGGAGATCGATCCGCCGCGCGGGATCAACACCACCAAGGTCATGGAAGGCGCGCGCCTGATGGCGAACCGAGGCGTGGACTGCGTCAACATCGCCGACTCGCCGATGGCCCGTATCCGGATGAGCGCGATGGCGCTCGCCTATCAGATCCACACGCACTTCCCGCGACTGGAGATCATCCTTCATTTCACCTGCCGCGACCGGAACCTGATGGGCCTGCAAAGCGACCTGCTGGGCGCCCATGCGCTGGGGCTGCGAAACATCCTGGCCCTGACCGGGGACCCGCCGAGCCTGGGGGACTACCCGAACGCGACGGCCGTATTCGACACGGACGCGCCCGGTTTGATGCGCATCATCCACCGGATGAATCAGGGAACTGACCTTGCCGGGACATCCATCGGGGCGGCCACCAACTTCGCGGTCGGCTGCGGGGTGAACCCGACGGCGGACGACCTGGACGCCGAGATCGAGTACGTCAAGCGCAAGCTGGAAGCCCAGCCTCACTTCGTGATGACCCAGCCGGTGTACGAGCTGGATTGCTGGAAACGATTCGTGGACCGGCTCCGGGGGGTCACCCAGGTGCCGATCCTGATCGGCATCCTGCCCCTCCAGTCCTTCCGCCACGCCGACTTCCTGCACAACGAGGTTCCCGGTATTACCGTTCCGGATTGGATTCGTGGGAGGATGCATGAGGCCGGCAACGAGGGGCAAAGGGTCGGCGTCGAGCTGGCGCGCACGCTCCTCGGCGAGTGCAGGGCCATGGCGAACGGCGTCTACCTGATGCCGTCATTCGGGCGCTACGAGAACTGTCTCGAGGTTCTGGAGGGCTCCCCATGAGTCTGCTCCTCTATTTCGTCGTGATGGCGGTCGTCATGCTCGGCTTGTCGCATCTGCTGCCGGGCTTCCGGGTCGACGGCTTCCTGCCCGCGTTCCTCGGGGCGGTGGCGCTGGCGGCGGTGAACACGATCGTCAAGCCGATCCTTTTCGTGCTCACGCTGCCCTTCACGATCATCACGCTCGGCCTCTTCTTGTTCGTCCTCAACGCCATCTGCCTGTGGATTGCCGCGCTGATCGTGCCCGGCTTCCGCGTCGATGGCGTGTTGACCACACTCTTGGCTTCGTTGCTGCTCGCGGTGGTGGGCATGGTCTGGAAGGCGGCGACCCGGGGCAGCTGACATCACATCGCGGGAGGATCCCATGGAGAGGACCCAAATGGACGCGCTGCGGATGGACCCTGTCGACGATGCGAGCCTCTCCCGCCTCGCACGCGGCTTGATCGGATCGGAAGTGCTGCGAATCGCGGCCGAGATCCGCGCGCTCATGGCGCAAGGCCAGCCGGTGTGCAACCTGACGGTTGGCGACTTCGATTCGCGGGAGTTTCCTCCTCCCCGGCGGCTCGTGACCGGCGTTCAGAAGGCGCTCGACGATGGGCACACCAACTATCCGCCGAGCAACGGCGTGCTCGAGCTGCGCCAGGCGGTGGCGCGCTTCTATCAGCGCGAGTTCGGGCTCGACTATCCGCTCGAGTCCGTGCTGGTGGCCAGCGGAGCTCGTCCTCTGATCTATGCCACCTATCGCGCTCTGGTGGATCCCGGCGACTCGGTGGCGTTCCCGGTTCCGTCGTGGAACAACAACCACTACTGCTACCTGACCGGGGCCCAGGGCATCCCGATCGAGGTGACGCGCGAGTCCTGCTTTCACCCCACCCCGGCCCAGGTGCGCGCGCTTCTGCCCAAGGTCCGTCTGCTGGCGCTCAACACGCCGCTCAACCCGACCGGAACCGCGATCGAGCCCGAAGTCCTGGCCGAGATCACCCGTGACCTGGTGAGCGAGAACGAGCGCCGGCGAGAGCGCTCCGAGCGTCCGGTCTTCCTCATGTTCGACCAGGTCTACTGGTCGCTGGAATTCGACCGCTGGGAGCCGGTCTCTCCGCCCGCGCTGGTCCCCGAGTCGGCCCCCTACGTGGTGATGCTGGACGCGATCTCGAAGTCTCTGGCCGCCACGGGGCTCCGGGTGGGTTGGTCGGTTGCCGCGCCGGTGGTGACGCAGCGCATGTCGGATCTGCTCGGTCATGTCGGGGCCTGGGCGCCCAAGGCGGAGCAGGTGGCCACGGCCGCATTCATCGACGATGCCGAAGCCTTCGCGAGCTTTCGGCGGGACATGCACCGTCGCCTGCGCGAGCGTCTCGACCGTCTGTATCGCGGGCTCTCGGGGATGAAAGACCGGGGACTTCCGGTCGAAGCGATCGAGCCCGAAGGAACCCTCTACCTCTCGGCTCGCTTCGATCTCTTCGGGCGCTCGATCGACGGGCGGGAGATCCGCACCAACGACGACATCCGCCGGCTGCTGCTCCAGGGCGCCGGCCTCGGCGTCGTCCCCTTCCAGGCCTTCGGGCTGGAGCGCGAGAACGGATGGTTCCGGCTCTCGGTCGGCGGCGTGACGCTCGAGGCCATCGAAGGCGGACTCGATCGACTGGGGACCTTGCTGGACCGCGTCGGTCGCTAGCCGGGGAGGTCTCGCGAACACCCGCCAACCTTGCGGGGGTTCGCGTGTCTATCAGGCGTAGGACTCCCAGAGGCACTTCCCCTTGGCCCTCTCGGGTTCCCCCAAGGAGGCGGGTCATGAGAATCCAGAGACGAGAATCAGCGGGCGTCGTGATCCTGGAGATCGCGGGCGACTACTTCGGCGGGCTCGAGACCCATGCCCTCGAACAGGTTCTGGGCGACGAGATGGCCGCCGGGAACGTGCTTCTGCTCCTCGACCTTTCGAGCTGCCACGCCATGAACTCGACGGCGCTCGGCATCCTGATCGAAGCGCATCGCGCGTGTGAGGCCCAGGGTGGCGTGATGAAGCTGTGCGGCGCGCAGGGACGCATGAAGAGTCTGCTGAACGTGCTTCACGTGGAACGGCTGTTCGAGCAGTACGGGACCGAGGCGGAGGCGCTGGCCTCGTTCGTCCAGCAGGCGAGCGCCTAGCTCAGGATTCTCCGAGGCTTCGCTTGAGCTCGGCCAGCAGCGCGAGCGCCTCGAGCGGCGTGGTCGCATCGAGGTCGGCGGAGCGAAGGGCTTCGACCACCGGGTGGGGCGCTGTCCCGAAGAGCGGAAGCTGTCCCGCGGCTTCGGCGGACACGGCACGTCCGCGCCCCTTCCGGCCCAAATGCTCCACCGTCCGCTCGCGCTCGAGCTCCGCGAGCACCGTCCTGGCGCGGTCGATGACGGAGTCCGGAAGTCCCGCGAGCTGCGCGACGTGGATGCCGTAGGACCGATCGGCGGCGCCATCCGCGATGCGATGGAGAAAGACCACTCCATCCCCCCACTCCTGGACGACGACGTGGACGTTCCGCAAACGCGAGAGCGAGTCCGCGAGCTGGGTGAGCTCATGATAGTGCGTGGCAAAGATGGTCCGTGGCGTGGGTCCGCCCTCCGCGTGGAGGTGTTCCGTCACCGCCCAGGCCAGAGCCAGGCCATCGTAGGTGGCGGTGCCGCGCCCGATCTCGTCGAGCAGCACCAGTGAGCGCGCGGTCGCGTTGCGAAGGATGTCGGCGGTCTCTTCCATCTCGACCATGAACGTGCTCTGCCCGGCCCCGAGCCGGTCGGACGCGCCGACGCGCGTGAAGAGGCGATCCACCCATCCGATGCGTGCGGCGCGGGCCGGGACGAACGAGCCGGACTGGGCCAGCAGGACCGCCAGCGCGATCTGCCGGAGGTAGGTGCTCTTGCCGCCCATGTTGGGGCCGGTGAGCAGCAGGATCTGGCGCTCGCGTCCGTCGAGCGCGACCGCGTTCGGCACGAACTCCCCGCGCGCCATGAGCTGCTCGACCACCGGATGGCGCGCCTCCTCGAGGATCAGCGCGTCGGAGTCGTCGAGCACCGGCCGGACCCAGCCGTAGCGCGCGGCCGCTTCGGCCAGCGCGGACTCCGCATCGAGAATCGCCAACGCGTCGGCCGCGGCCTGGAGCCCCGGAACGAACGCGGCGGCGCGCTCGCGGAGCTCCACGAACAGCTCGTGCTCGAGCGCCTTGAGCCGGTCCTCCGCGCCGAGCACTTCGCTCTCCTTCTCTTTCAGGTCGGGCGTGACGAAGCGCTCCGCCGTGGTG contains these protein-coding regions:
- a CDS encoding SpoIVB peptidase S55 domain-containing protein; translated protein: MSLRVWIASIASLLFAAGPAVSAPVPTMSPDQLQAGQKAVVRTVFSGQKVEEFEAEIVGVLKTGDVQGDLILAKATSERVVKTGIAQGMSGSPVYVDGKLVGALSSGWNFSREPLFGVTPIGEMLQVLRLPRPEGGDAGTAGPSGLEPASTSVATYRGLSWAGAAPIAPAGATSPANTGEAALGAPVALSIPVSCVGLDPAALPFAQKLLAPLGLAAVPGGKTGVANTARPALEPGSAVAIDLLRGDMQLAAIGTVTWRDGDQVLIFGHPLFQSGAVKLPLSSAEITTIVSSQLISFKLGSSGAPLGTATQDRRAAVAGRMGPAPRLMPLAVRLEGAALPARNYRFQSIEDRALAPQIVALASLNSLLESGGTGGNQTVRWSLTLHRRGAAPLFVNDIATGASATNELVAGIAQPLAFLYNNPFSTLALDSVSVRLAVEPGQDAWTLRGVQLMDAAVRPGAVLKLRCEVERWRGERRTIDLEMKVPEEVPEGRYVLWAGGGNELDRLESARLPGRFRPASLDEAWRRIQKLRPADQLYVQLLARAPEVTRRGRDYPELPTSALALLSSGLSAEDAVRRGSQAVLDEQQKKLDGHVSGEVQLEFTVDPQAP
- a CDS encoding bifunctional homocysteine S-methyltransferase/methylenetetrahydrofolate reductase, giving the protein MPSTLLARLAKGPLLADGAMGTLLNQRGIGFETCFDELNLSRAALIEGVHRDYLVAGAELIETNTFGANALRLAAHGLEDRVRLIARQGVKIARAAREIVGVEAFVAGSVGPLGKVLEPFGPLTVEEAEAAFQAVAEGLLEGGCECFILETFQDLNEVMAALRAVRRVTLDLPVIAQMTFGTDGKTMYGHTPALAVRTLRDAGADVVGINCGVGPQPTLEVLEQMIAAADGMPVSAMPNAGLPQYVGGRFVYMTSPEYFAEFAARAVDLGVRLVGGCCGTTPAHIQAMRERLASRLPAEKLAPGAEVRVLEQAPATMAPTAPQKTPSLLTKLQEKFVVSVEIDPPRGINTTKVMEGARLMANRGVDCVNIADSPMARIRMSAMALAYQIHTHFPRLEIILHFTCRDRNLMGLQSDLLGAHALGLRNILALTGDPPSLGDYPNATAVFDTDAPGLMRIIHRMNQGTDLAGTSIGAATNFAVGCGVNPTADDLDAEIEYVKRKLEAQPHFVMTQPVYELDCWKRFVDRLRGVTQVPILIGILPLQSFRHADFLHNEVPGITVPDWIRGRMHEAGNEGQRVGVELARTLLGECRAMANGVYLMPSFGRYENCLEVLEGSP
- a CDS encoding phage holin family protein, encoding MSLLLYFVVMAVVMLGLSHLLPGFRVDGFLPAFLGAVALAAVNTIVKPILFVLTLPFTIITLGLFLFVLNAICLWIAALIVPGFRVDGVLTTLLASLLLAVVGMVWKAATRGS
- a CDS encoding aminotransferase class I/II-fold pyridoxal phosphate-dependent enzyme: MERTQMDALRMDPVDDASLSRLARGLIGSEVLRIAAEIRALMAQGQPVCNLTVGDFDSREFPPPRRLVTGVQKALDDGHTNYPPSNGVLELRQAVARFYQREFGLDYPLESVLVASGARPLIYATYRALVDPGDSVAFPVPSWNNNHYCYLTGAQGIPIEVTRESCFHPTPAQVRALLPKVRLLALNTPLNPTGTAIEPEVLAEITRDLVSENERRRERSERPVFLMFDQVYWSLEFDRWEPVSPPALVPESAPYVVMLDAISKSLAATGLRVGWSVAAPVVTQRMSDLLGHVGAWAPKAEQVATAAFIDDAEAFASFRRDMHRRLRERLDRLYRGLSGMKDRGLPVEAIEPEGTLYLSARFDLFGRSIDGREIRTNDDIRRLLLQGAGLGVVPFQAFGLERENGWFRLSVGGVTLEAIEGGLDRLGTLLDRVGR
- a CDS encoding STAS domain-containing protein, which codes for MRIQRRESAGVVILEIAGDYFGGLETHALEQVLGDEMAAGNVLLLLDLSSCHAMNSTALGILIEAHRACEAQGGVMKLCGAQGRMKSLLNVLHVERLFEQYGTEAEALASFVQQASA